One Aphidius gifuensis isolate YNYX2018 linkage group LG5, ASM1490517v1, whole genome shotgun sequence genomic region harbors:
- the LOC122858180 gene encoding ATP synthase subunit d, mitochondrial-like, whose translation MAARKTINAINWGAIAERLAEADKPIFASFRSKSDLYLRRMQQYPENVPKIDWALYKKQVPVAGMVDNFQKEYESLKVNYPADKYTSIVEEQEKDAASHVAKFMKESQERIANFQSEITRISSLMPFDQMTMEDFAEAYPDEAWNPDKPTIWPHIPEYQPGDEPEPIPAPDH comes from the exons atggcaGCCCGAAAAACAATTAATGCCATTAATTGGGGAGCAATTGCTGAACGTTTAGCAGAAGCTGATAAACCAATTTTTGCAAGTTTCAGATCAAAATCAGACTTGTATCTCAGAcg tatgcaACAATATCCAGAAAATGTACCAAAAATTGATTGGGCACTTTACAAAAAGCAAGTTCCAGTTGCTGGAATGGtagataattttcaaaaagaatATGAATCTTTGAAGGTTAATTATCCAGCTGATAAATACACTTCAATTGTTGAAGAGCAAGAAAAAGATGCT gCATCACACGTTGCAAAATTCATGAAAGAATCACAAGAACGTATTGCTAACTTCCAATCTGAAATAACAAGAATTTCAAGTTTGATGCCATTTGATCAAATGACAATGGAAGATTTTGCTGAAGCATATCCAGATGAAGCATGGAATCCAGATAAACCAACAATCTGGCCACATATTCCAGAATATCAACCTGGTGATGAACCAGAACCAATTCCAGCACCAGatcattaa